A region of Natribaculum luteum DNA encodes the following proteins:
- a CDS encoding DUF7528 family protein codes for MSRRDARALQEAIDDALTERREFVYTACTYREDGSYVVSRRGSTSAGNAKVFESFEAVRRLFDRLPERFGAQAVGRTGITGSRRHLLVRHFAEHPAFSCRLTCRSPLTVEKRPESTADASSAGDIV; via the coding sequence CTGTCCAGACGCGACGCGAGGGCGCTCCAGGAGGCGATCGACGACGCGCTGACCGAACGCCGCGAGTTCGTCTACACGGCCTGTACCTACCGTGAGGACGGCTCGTACGTCGTCTCGAGACGGGGCTCGACCTCGGCCGGCAACGCCAAGGTCTTCGAGTCGTTCGAGGCCGTTCGACGGCTCTTCGACCGACTGCCGGAGCGATTCGGCGCACAAGCAGTGGGTCGAACCGGAATCACCGGCTCGAGACGCCACCTGCTGGTCAGACACTTCGCCGAACATCCGGCGTTTTCCTGTCGGCTCACGTGTCGGAGTCCGCTAACGGTCGAGAAGCGTCCCGAGTCGACCGCCGACGCGTCTTCGGCTGGCGACATAGTGTGA
- a CDS encoding DUF7123 family protein — translation MTDYSDEEQRILSYLRESAARGEQYFRAKNIAEAIGLSSKQVGARLPHLAEKSDDVDIEKWGRARSTTWKVTLS, via the coding sequence ATGACCGACTACTCCGACGAAGAGCAGCGAATTCTCTCGTACCTCCGCGAGAGCGCCGCCCGTGGCGAGCAGTACTTCCGGGCGAAGAACATCGCGGAAGCGATCGGACTCTCTTCGAAACAGGTCGGTGCGCGTCTGCCGCACCTCGCAGAGAAATCCGACGACGTCGACATCGAAAAGTGGGGACGCGCGCGCTCGACGACGTGGAAAGTGACGCTTAGTTGA
- a CDS encoding aldehyde dehydrogenase family protein, which yields MSQQTPGQIHGHYVGGEWVDGEGSETFESTNPATGEPLAEFHRATESDVDAALEAAEAAFDEWRSLSYIDRAEHLWDIYHELRERTDELGEIVTRECGKEISEGKADVVEAAHMVEWAAGNARHPHGDVVPSEIPSKDSYMRRKPRGVIGCITPWNFPVAIPFWHMAIALVEGNTVVWKPAEQTPWCGQIVAEMMEDAGVPEGVFNMVQGYGDAGAAIVDDPRVDTVLFTGSAEVGHEIAGKVGGEPGKLAACEMGGKNGIVVTENADLDVAVHSAIMSSFKTTGQRCVSSERLIVHEDVYDEFKARFVDLAESVAVGDPLSADTFMGPAIEPAHLEKIRKHNELAEKEGGEVLVDRYELDDEEIPEDHEEGAATASDSERSGSYANGYWVGPFVYEIDYDPDLRCIKEECFGPHVALMEYSGDIERAVEIHNDTPYGLAGAIISEDYRQINYFRDYADLGLAYANLPCIGAEVQLPFGGVKKSGNGYPSAREAIEAVTERTAWTMNNSKEIEMAQGLSADIKTADDE from the coding sequence ATGAGCCAACAAACCCCTGGACAGATCCACGGTCACTACGTCGGTGGCGAGTGGGTCGACGGCGAGGGCTCGGAGACGTTCGAGAGCACGAACCCGGCGACTGGTGAACCGCTTGCCGAGTTCCATCGTGCCACCGAGTCGGACGTCGACGCCGCACTCGAGGCGGCCGAGGCGGCCTTCGACGAGTGGCGGTCGCTGTCGTATATCGATCGCGCAGAACACCTCTGGGACATCTACCACGAACTGCGCGAGCGAACCGACGAACTGGGCGAGATCGTCACCAGAGAGTGTGGCAAGGAGATCTCCGAGGGGAAAGCGGACGTCGTCGAGGCGGCGCACATGGTCGAGTGGGCGGCCGGCAACGCCCGCCACCCCCACGGCGACGTGGTCCCAAGCGAGATCCCGAGCAAGGACTCGTACATGCGTCGCAAACCGCGGGGCGTGATCGGCTGTATCACGCCGTGGAACTTCCCGGTCGCAATCCCGTTCTGGCACATGGCGATCGCGCTGGTCGAGGGCAACACCGTCGTCTGGAAGCCGGCCGAACAGACGCCGTGGTGTGGCCAGATCGTCGCCGAGATGATGGAAGACGCCGGTGTCCCCGAGGGCGTGTTCAACATGGTCCAGGGCTACGGTGACGCCGGTGCCGCCATCGTCGACGATCCTCGAGTCGACACCGTCCTCTTTACCGGCTCGGCGGAAGTCGGCCACGAGATCGCCGGCAAGGTCGGCGGCGAACCCGGCAAACTCGCCGCCTGCGAGATGGGCGGTAAAAACGGCATCGTCGTCACCGAGAACGCAGACCTCGACGTCGCCGTCCACTCGGCGATCATGTCCTCGTTCAAGACGACCGGCCAGCGCTGTGTCTCCTCCGAACGGCTGATCGTCCACGAGGACGTCTACGACGAGTTCAAAGCGCGGTTCGTCGACCTCGCCGAGAGCGTCGCCGTCGGCGACCCGCTCTCTGCGGACACGTTCATGGGCCCCGCTATCGAGCCAGCGCACCTCGAGAAGATCCGCAAGCACAACGAACTCGCCGAGAAGGAAGGCGGGGAGGTACTCGTCGACCGGTACGAACTCGACGACGAGGAAATTCCCGAGGACCACGAGGAGGGGGCAGCTACTGCCTCCGATAGTGAGCGTAGCGGTAGCTACGCGAACGGCTACTGGGTCGGGCCGTTCGTCTACGAGATCGACTACGATCCGGACCTGCGGTGTATCAAAGAGGAGTGTTTCGGCCCCCACGTCGCCCTGATGGAGTACTCCGGTGACATCGAACGAGCGGTCGAGATCCACAACGACACGCCGTACGGTCTCGCCGGTGCGATCATCTCGGAGGACTATCGCCAGATCAACTACTTCCGTGACTACGCCGACCTCGGACTGGCCTACGCCAATCTGCCGTGTATCGGTGCGGAGGTGCAGCTACCCTTCGGCGGCGTCAAAAAGTCCGGCAACGGCTACCCCTCCGCTCGAGAGGCCATCGAGGCCGTCACCGAGCGAACCGCCTGGACGATGAACAACTCGAAAGAGATCGAGATGGCCCAGGGGCTGTCGGCGGACATCAAGACCGCAGACGACGAGTAG
- a CDS encoding phosphate uptake regulator PhoU produces METRKVQRLGPSTLAMTLPAEWASEHGVEKGDEVSLRTGGKGTLTVMPESVSSEDTEAIIRADDLDAQAVERAIVAQYVLGRRVIRIEREEGALDSAHINAVYQAETQLMGLGVIEETPESISIRCSVDPEDFTLDNLLERLERTGRTMRGEAIKSLAHGNPDLAQRALNRERQANKIFVLLLRLIFTAYQNPNLARAVGLDSGFPLIGYRSIAKNLELTADNAEDIAEIVMEADGHALNVESATMRQIRELTDLVDEITSVAVEAAVRRDYDLTIEVRKLFQEIDETERDILDGLPEMSNDDLLQVREVLVSLQQTAQYAMRNAEIAANLALNEESEHTSIR; encoded by the coding sequence ATGGAAACGCGGAAAGTGCAACGACTCGGTCCGTCGACGCTGGCGATGACGTTGCCCGCGGAGTGGGCGTCCGAACACGGCGTCGAAAAAGGAGATGAAGTGTCTCTCCGGACCGGCGGGAAGGGAACGTTGACGGTGATGCCGGAGTCCGTCAGCTCCGAAGACACGGAGGCGATCATCCGTGCCGACGACCTGGACGCCCAGGCCGTCGAACGGGCAATCGTCGCCCAGTACGTCCTCGGTCGACGGGTCATTCGAATCGAACGCGAGGAGGGCGCACTCGACTCCGCACACATCAACGCCGTCTACCAGGCCGAAACACAGCTGATGGGACTGGGTGTCATCGAGGAGACTCCCGAAAGCATCTCGATTCGCTGTTCGGTCGATCCCGAAGACTTCACGCTCGACAACCTCCTCGAGCGCCTCGAGCGAACGGGACGGACGATGCGCGGTGAAGCGATCAAGTCCCTGGCCCACGGCAACCCCGATCTCGCCCAGCGCGCGCTCAACCGCGAGCGCCAGGCCAACAAGATCTTCGTCCTCTTGCTTCGACTGATCTTCACCGCCTACCAGAACCCGAACCTCGCTCGCGCCGTGGGACTCGACAGCGGCTTCCCGCTCATCGGCTACCGCTCGATCGCGAAGAACCTCGAGTTGACCGCGGACAACGCGGAGGACATCGCCGAAATCGTGATGGAAGCCGACGGGCACGCGCTCAACGTCGAGAGCGCGACGATGCGCCAGATTCGTGAACTGACCGACCTGGTCGACGAGATCACGTCGGTCGCGGTCGAAGCCGCGGTCCGCCGGGACTACGATCTGACGATCGAAGTGCGGAAACTGTTCCAGGAGATCGACGAGACCGAACGCGACATTCTCGACGGCCTGCCGGAGATGTCCAACGACGACCTCCTGCAGGTGCGTGAGGTGCTGGTCAGTCTCCAGCAGACCGCCCAGTACGCCATGCGAAACGCGGAGATCGCGGCGAACCTCGCGCTCAACGAGGAGTCCGAACACACGAGCATTCGGTGA
- a CDS encoding Glu/Leu/Phe/Val family dehydrogenase, giving the protein MSEEANPFESLQSQIDAAAEHVDVDEDVIERLKHPERVLETNLTVEMDDGSLERFTAFRSQFNGDRGPYKGGIRYHPNVTRDEVKALSGWMTYKTAIVDIPLGGGKGGIIIDPAEYSESELERITRAFAKELTPMIGVDRDVPAPDVNTGQREMNWIKDTYETLENTTEPGVITGKAIDSGGSEGRVEATGRSTVIAAREAFDYLGEDIADATVAVQGYGNAGWIAAKLVEDLGATVVAVSDSSGGIYSEDGLDAREVKAFKNETGSITGYSEADEEISNDDLLTLDVDLLIPAALENAIDADLAEDVQADVISEAANGPITPAADEVLAAKDVVVIPDILANAGGVTVSYFEWVQNRQRFYWSEQRVNEELESIIVDSFDALTDAYEECDLENFRTAAYVVSVQRVADAFEQAGTFP; this is encoded by the coding sequence ATGTCCGAGGAAGCGAACCCCTTCGAGAGTTTGCAGTCACAGATCGACGCCGCTGCCGAACACGTCGACGTCGACGAGGACGTCATCGAGCGCCTCAAACACCCCGAGCGCGTGCTCGAGACGAACCTCACCGTCGAGATGGACGACGGCTCGCTCGAGCGCTTTACGGCCTTCCGCTCGCAGTTCAACGGCGACCGCGGGCCGTACAAGGGTGGCATCCGCTATCACCCGAACGTCACCCGCGACGAGGTCAAGGCGCTGTCGGGCTGGATGACCTACAAGACCGCCATCGTCGACATTCCCCTCGGTGGCGGCAAGGGCGGTATCATCATCGACCCCGCGGAGTACTCGGAGAGCGAACTCGAGCGAATCACCCGCGCGTTCGCCAAGGAGCTGACGCCCATGATCGGCGTCGACCGGGACGTCCCCGCGCCAGACGTCAACACCGGCCAGCGGGAGATGAACTGGATCAAAGACACCTACGAGACCCTCGAGAACACGACCGAACCCGGCGTCATCACGGGGAAGGCGATCGACAGTGGCGGCAGTGAGGGCCGTGTCGAGGCGACCGGGCGCTCGACCGTGATCGCCGCTCGCGAGGCGTTCGACTACCTCGGCGAGGACATCGCCGACGCGACCGTCGCCGTCCAGGGCTACGGCAACGCCGGCTGGATCGCCGCGAAACTCGTCGAGGACCTCGGTGCGACCGTCGTCGCCGTCTCCGACTCGAGCGGCGGCATCTACAGCGAGGACGGCCTCGACGCCCGCGAGGTCAAGGCGTTCAAAAACGAGACCGGCTCGATCACGGGCTACAGCGAGGCCGACGAGGAGATTTCCAACGACGACCTGCTCACCCTCGACGTCGACCTGCTGATCCCCGCCGCACTCGAGAACGCGATCGACGCCGACCTCGCCGAGGACGTCCAGGCCGACGTGATCTCCGAGGCCGCGAACGGCCCGATCACGCCCGCCGCCGACGAGGTGCTCGCTGCGAAGGACGTCGTCGTCATCCCAGACATCCTCGCCAACGCCGGCGGCGTCACCGTCTCCTACTTCGAGTGGGTCCAGAACCGCCAGCGCTTCTACTGGTCCGAACAGCGGGTCAACGAGGAACTCGAGTCGATCATCGTCGACTCCTTCGACGCGCTCACCGACGCCTACGAGGAGTGCGACCTCGAGAACTTCCGCACTGCCGCCTACGTCGTCTCCGTCCAGCGCGTCGCCGACGCCTTCGAGCAGGCAGGCACCTTCCCCTGA
- a CDS encoding HalOD1 output domain-containing protein produces the protein MTRRSISDGGFDRDGPTSSSRFAYEVDPDERRSEAVVRAVAALTNTSPLELEPLYEVIDPESLDRTFAETDGAVSAEISFAFDDCAVTVTRKVIYVHVTVDEE, from the coding sequence GTGACCAGGAGATCGATTTCCGACGGCGGATTCGACCGCGATGGACCGACGTCGTCGTCCCGGTTCGCGTACGAGGTCGACCCGGACGAACGACGAAGCGAGGCCGTCGTCAGGGCAGTCGCGGCGCTCACGAACACGTCGCCGCTCGAACTCGAGCCGCTGTACGAGGTGATCGACCCCGAATCTCTAGACCGCACGTTCGCGGAGACGGACGGCGCCGTTAGCGCGGAGATTTCGTTCGCGTTCGACGACTGTGCGGTGACTGTCACGCGCAAGGTCATCTACGTCCACGTCACCGTCGACGAAGAGTGA
- a CDS encoding carbon-nitrogen family hydrolase: MTETTIALAQLEIEAGDVDGNVERALEAVSSAADRGADLVALPELFTVGYFAFDLYERYAEPIEGETFTRLQEAAADHDVAVLAGTIVEDLAATESVETPAAEGLANTAALFDSSGDLELVYRKHHLFGYDSVENELLVPGERLETAEIGGFTVGVTTCYDLRFPELYRNLVDAGVDLVCVPSAWPYPRIEHWNTLSRARAIENQCYVATINGSGSFADATLLGRSTVHDPWGVAVASSGDEPTIVTAEIDPQRVTSVREEFPALRDRRL; encoded by the coding sequence ATGACCGAGACGACGATCGCACTCGCACAACTCGAGATCGAAGCGGGAGACGTCGACGGCAACGTCGAGCGAGCGCTCGAGGCCGTCTCGAGTGCCGCCGACCGTGGCGCGGACCTCGTCGCCCTCCCCGAACTGTTTACCGTCGGTTACTTCGCGTTCGATCTCTACGAGCGGTACGCGGAACCGATCGAGGGAGAGACGTTCACGCGCCTGCAGGAGGCGGCAGCCGACCACGACGTCGCCGTCCTCGCAGGAACCATCGTCGAGGATCTCGCGGCGACCGAGTCGGTCGAGACCCCGGCCGCCGAGGGCCTGGCGAACACGGCCGCGCTGTTCGACTCGAGTGGCGACCTCGAACTCGTCTATCGCAAACACCACCTCTTCGGGTACGACTCCGTCGAGAACGAACTGCTCGTCCCCGGTGAACGGCTCGAGACGGCCGAAATCGGCGGCTTCACGGTCGGGGTAACGACCTGTTACGACCTCCGGTTTCCGGAACTCTATCGAAACCTCGTCGACGCCGGCGTCGACCTCGTCTGCGTTCCGAGCGCGTGGCCCTATCCCCGGATCGAACACTGGAACACGCTCTCGCGAGCCCGTGCGATCGAGAACCAGTGTTACGTCGCGACGATCAACGGGTCGGGGTCGTTCGCGGACGCGACGCTGCTCGGCCGGTCGACCGTCCACGACCCGTGGGGCGTGGCCGTAGCCTCGAGTGGCGACGAACCGACGATCGTGACCGCCGAGATCGACCCGCAGCGAGTAACGTCGGTCCGCGAGGAGTTCCCCGCTCTTCGGGACCGGCGGCTGTAA
- a CDS encoding RIO1 family regulatory kinase/ATPase, protein MNLRQLARGTVDWSRLERVFRTLAERYDREVVRVEFLEVDNWLSTPCVIDDEWFVKIVTRQNAFVHALLTTGRNVGAFSSGTEGFFDRYDTPREMVEHEYEATKRMREIGLNAPRPIEAFEANGLGVLVLEYLPSFETLGDLDDEEVRDLAPELFEMLATLHEHGLAHGDLRAENILYREGELYFIDATRVQDDRISETSAYDLACAMAVLEPRIGARATVRAAATAYDPSRLLSAREFLDFVRLRPDHDFDSTQLRSEVEKVADLGYGR, encoded by the coding sequence ATGAACCTCCGCCAGCTCGCACGAGGGACCGTCGACTGGAGCCGTCTCGAGCGCGTCTTTAGAACGCTGGCGGAGCGATACGACCGGGAAGTCGTCCGCGTCGAGTTCCTCGAGGTCGACAACTGGCTGTCGACGCCGTGTGTCATCGACGACGAGTGGTTCGTCAAAATCGTCACGCGCCAGAACGCGTTCGTCCACGCGCTGCTCACGACGGGGCGAAACGTCGGCGCGTTCTCCTCGGGGACGGAGGGATTTTTCGACCGGTACGACACGCCACGCGAAATGGTCGAACACGAGTACGAGGCGACCAAACGCATGCGCGAGATCGGTCTCAACGCGCCGCGCCCAATCGAGGCCTTCGAAGCCAACGGACTCGGCGTCCTCGTCCTGGAGTACCTGCCGTCGTTCGAGACGCTCGGCGACCTCGACGACGAGGAGGTGCGCGACCTCGCGCCGGAGCTCTTCGAGATGCTGGCGACGCTACACGAGCACGGACTCGCACATGGCGACCTTCGCGCGGAGAACATCCTCTATCGCGAGGGCGAACTTTACTTTATCGACGCCACCCGGGTGCAAGACGACCGCATCTCGGAGACGAGCGCCTACGACCTCGCGTGTGCGATGGCCGTCCTCGAGCCACGGATCGGCGCTCGAGCGACCGTCCGCGCGGCGGCGACGGCGTACGACCCGTCCCGTCTCCTCTCTGCGCGTGAGTTCCTCGACTTCGTTCGGCTCCGACCCGACCACGACTTCGATTCGACGCAGTTACGAAGCGAAGTCGAGAAGGTCGCCGACCTCGGCTACGGGCGGTAG
- a CDS encoding SRPBCC family protein, with protein sequence MTVRVQRTFELTIPPDQVWEFISDPGNRARSISVVSEYTVNDADATHVTWHVELPIPLVRRTIAVETEDVTRRSPEYVKFVGRSKVMNVTGEHEIEPRDGGSRLVNEFVVDGKVPGVETFFERNLDDELENLRRNLEASR encoded by the coding sequence ATGACCGTTCGGGTCCAGCGTACGTTCGAACTCACGATTCCGCCCGATCAGGTGTGGGAGTTCATCTCGGATCCCGGGAACCGCGCCCGATCGATCAGTGTCGTCAGTGAGTACACCGTCAACGACGCCGACGCGACGCACGTAACCTGGCACGTGGAGTTACCGATCCCGCTCGTGCGACGGACGATCGCCGTCGAGACAGAAGACGTCACCCGACGATCGCCGGAGTACGTGAAGTTCGTCGGCCGATCGAAGGTGATGAACGTCACTGGCGAACACGAGATCGAACCGAGAGACGGCGGCAGCCGGCTCGTAAACGAGTTCGTCGTCGACGGCAAGGTCCCCGGCGTCGAGACGTTCTTCGAACGAAACCTCGACGACGAACTCGAGAACCTGCGTCGCAACCTCGAGGCCTCACGATGA
- a CDS encoding DUF7344 domain-containing protein, with translation MGSQEERIIRLIANTYNRAVLSILNDAARPLPVTELADRLVSHDAGVLRSSDYENEFDRTLVALHHKHLPQLDDAGLITYDHEENVAVYRDYAAVDAEWMEIELIDELLSRFQTGSRSDGDAIGVIEGQADVYEYSRELADKAEDELFLVYASDDLLDQDCLPHARRAIERGVDIYAGSQNPDVREYFREFLPAATIWEPQGDWMNEPSRYPRVGRLIVADRDKVMVALWDEPGDDGTRSETAMIGEGATNPLVALVRGLLGPRLDHLDYQSDDFTSDLPFEP, from the coding sequence ATGGGGTCACAGGAGGAGCGAATCATCCGGCTCATCGCGAACACGTACAACCGAGCAGTGCTGTCGATTCTCAACGACGCTGCTCGACCGCTTCCTGTGACCGAACTGGCCGATCGCCTCGTTTCCCACGACGCCGGCGTGCTCCGGTCGTCCGACTACGAGAACGAGTTCGATCGAACGCTCGTTGCACTCCACCACAAACACCTTCCACAGCTCGACGACGCAGGACTGATCACGTACGATCACGAGGAGAACGTCGCCGTCTACCGCGATTACGCGGCGGTCGACGCCGAGTGGATGGAGATCGAGCTCATCGACGAGTTGCTATCGCGGTTCCAGACCGGCAGCCGCAGCGACGGCGACGCGATCGGCGTGATCGAAGGGCAGGCAGACGTGTACGAGTACAGCCGGGAACTGGCAGACAAGGCCGAAGACGAGTTGTTTCTCGTCTACGCCTCCGACGACTTGCTCGATCAGGATTGTCTCCCGCACGCGCGGCGAGCGATCGAACGCGGCGTGGACATCTACGCCGGATCACAGAATCCGGACGTCCGCGAGTACTTTCGCGAGTTCCTCCCGGCGGCGACCATCTGGGAACCACAGGGCGACTGGATGAACGAACCGTCGAGGTATCCGCGAGTCGGACGACTCATCGTCGCCGATCGCGACAAGGTCATGGTCGCCCTCTGGGACGAACCAGGCGACGATGGCACCAGAAGCGAGACGGCGATGATCGGCGAGGGAGCCACCAACCCCCTGGTCGCGCTCGTCCGCGGACTGCTTGGCCCCCGACTCGATCACCTCGACTACCAGAGCGACGACTTCACGAGCGACCTCCCGTTCGAACCGTGA
- a CDS encoding DUF7525 family protein, with amino-acid sequence MAASTETTDKGIGLAIALAVVAALGAFAMFAGAPDIEAAWGFAAAVLFGGLAVAAIHAYWG; translated from the coding sequence ATGGCTGCATCAACGGAAACGACGGACAAAGGCATCGGACTCGCGATCGCGCTCGCCGTCGTCGCGGCACTCGGCGCGTTCGCAATGTTCGCCGGTGCACCGGACATCGAAGCCGCCTGGGGATTCGCCGCTGCCGTTCTCTTCGGCGGGCTCGCAGTCGCGGCGATCCACGCCTACTGGGGCTGA
- a CDS encoding LEA type 2 family protein produces the protein MTTTTSILFGSKLRTVVTIALSLVVVIAGAFVVGLVGVPTVERVDGEFGAVNDSHTEVRATLTVDNPNPIGTRAVDVTADYVVRANGVELARGHDDAVSVAPGTSTETVTAWMDNAVIPRWWASHVRNGERTTVVVDAQVTTGILGYSRNVTRSRTVETDLLSSFESTEPRPIDADVPFAPNPVLYLNETRASWGNVDANRTELELAADAYNPGEYDVPVTQIGYAITMNGVVVGEGETAGGTVLESGEETTVTATTAIEHDRLDEWWVAHLENGQQSELRIEFEARIELPTGSTVTVPLEALTYEETVETDLLGEGDSRERSRYCFVAGTCTIAHDAE, from the coding sequence ATGACGACTACGACGTCGATCCTCTTTGGCAGCAAGCTCCGTACCGTAGTGACGATTGCTCTCTCGCTGGTCGTCGTCATCGCGGGCGCGTTCGTCGTCGGACTCGTCGGCGTTCCCACCGTCGAGCGCGTCGACGGCGAGTTCGGGGCGGTCAACGACTCGCACACGGAGGTTCGCGCCACGCTGACCGTCGACAATCCGAACCCGATCGGCACGCGGGCGGTTGACGTCACCGCCGACTACGTCGTCAGGGCGAACGGCGTCGAACTGGCGCGGGGCCACGACGATGCCGTCTCCGTCGCACCCGGAACGTCGACCGAGACCGTCACCGCGTGGATGGACAACGCGGTGATCCCCCGGTGGTGGGCGTCACACGTCCGGAACGGGGAGCGAACCACCGTCGTCGTCGACGCACAGGTGACGACCGGCATCCTCGGCTACAGCAGGAACGTTACGCGGTCCCGAACCGTCGAGACGGACCTCCTCTCGTCGTTCGAGTCGACCGAACCCAGGCCGATCGACGCGGACGTTCCGTTCGCCCCGAATCCGGTCCTGTACCTCAACGAGACCCGGGCGTCCTGGGGAAACGTCGACGCGAACCGGACCGAACTCGAGCTGGCAGCCGACGCGTACAACCCCGGCGAGTACGACGTGCCAGTGACACAGATCGGGTACGCGATCACGATGAACGGCGTCGTCGTCGGCGAGGGCGAGACGGCCGGCGGGACGGTCCTCGAGTCCGGCGAGGAGACGACGGTCACCGCGACGACGGCGATCGAGCACGACCGTCTCGACGAGTGGTGGGTCGCCCACCTCGAGAACGGCCAGCAGTCGGAACTGCGCATCGAATTCGAGGCCCGGATCGAACTACCGACTGGCTCGACGGTCACCGTGCCACTCGAGGCGCTCACCTACGAGGAGACGGTCGAGACCGATCTGTTAGGCGAGGGCGACTCGAGGGAGCGGTCCCGATACTGTTTTGTCGCTGGCACCTGTACGATCGCCCATGACGCGGAGTGA
- a CDS encoding DUF7544 domain-containing protein: protein MYAVDDLSDAIDVTREFLTPIRPGTWLKLAIVVFFVGGPGLSTPTTPTGNVGPAVDGPTPGAVEPALPTGDVLALVAVLAVVVIAIWLVFALVGSIMEFVFIESLRSSAVHVRRYAGKNIGHAVQLFLFRLVAALVVFVLVGVPALVAILSVESLGSVSIGLFLLIALAAIPLSIAYAIVTRFTTVFVAPVMLLEDRGIVAAWRRFWPTFTANWKEYGVYLVLAWIIQFALGFAVAFLAAFGGIALAIPFGILIVVLLALGPVGVALAVGVGLVALVVFLFLMALLQVPVYSYLRYYALLLLGDTNDDLDLIPDQRAAVRSDGGEWDDQSDDEWGESDEWDDQSDDDRNGWE, encoded by the coding sequence ATGTATGCTGTCGACGATTTGAGCGACGCGATCGACGTAACTCGAGAGTTCCTGACGCCGATCCGGCCGGGAACGTGGCTCAAACTCGCGATCGTCGTCTTCTTCGTCGGCGGTCCCGGGCTGAGTACGCCGACGACCCCCACGGGCAACGTCGGTCCCGCCGTCGACGGACCGACGCCCGGCGCGGTCGAACCGGCGCTCCCGACGGGTGACGTCCTCGCACTCGTCGCCGTCCTCGCCGTGGTCGTGATCGCGATATGGCTCGTGTTCGCGCTCGTCGGTTCGATCATGGAGTTCGTCTTCATCGAATCGCTCCGGTCGTCTGCAGTCCACGTTCGACGATACGCGGGGAAGAATATCGGCCACGCCGTGCAACTGTTTCTCTTCCGGCTCGTCGCCGCGCTCGTCGTCTTCGTCCTCGTCGGCGTTCCGGCACTCGTCGCGATTCTCTCGGTGGAGTCGCTGGGATCGGTCTCGATCGGTCTGTTTCTACTGATCGCGCTCGCTGCGATTCCGCTCTCGATCGCATACGCCATCGTCACGCGCTTTACGACCGTCTTCGTCGCCCCGGTCATGTTACTCGAGGATCGGGGCATCGTCGCAGCGTGGCGGCGGTTCTGGCCGACGTTCACCGCGAACTGGAAAGAGTACGGCGTCTACCTGGTGCTCGCCTGGATCATCCAGTTCGCGCTCGGCTTCGCAGTCGCGTTTCTCGCGGCGTTCGGTGGCATCGCGCTGGCGATCCCGTTTGGCATCCTGATCGTCGTCTTGCTCGCGCTCGGTCCGGTCGGAGTCGCGCTCGCGGTCGGCGTCGGACTCGTCGCGCTCGTCGTCTTTTTGTTCCTCATGGCGCTGCTCCAGGTGCCCGTCTATTCGTACCTGCGATACTACGCCCTCTTGCTCCTGGGCGATACGAACGACGACCTCGATCTGATCCCTGACCAGCGCGCGGCCGTCCGAAGCGACGGCGGCGAGTGGGACGATCAGTCCGACGACGAGTGGGGCGAATCGGACGAGTGGGACGATCAGTCCGACGACGACCGAAACGGCTGGGAGTGA